The sequence GCTGACGAAGCTGGGCGTCCACTTCCGGTGACAAGGCGAGGAGAAAATCCGGCCGCGCCGGGGCGGATGCGAGGTCGTCCAGAACGCAGGTCTGGATGCGGTCGATGGCGGGGCGCAGGTGACCGGGCCAGGCGTCGGGGCCGCGATAGGCCCAGCGCCAGAGCTCTACCGCGCGCAGGCCGGCGGGGTCGAGCAGCCCCGCGTAGAGACCGTCCTGCAAATCATGCAGTGCGTAGGCGAGCCGGTCCGCAAGGTCGACGACTGCGCATTCGGCGGGCGGCGGCTGTTCGTCCTGCAGCGGATGCGCGCCGGGCTGGTCATAGGGTGTGCTGTGCCAGGCGAGGCAGGTGCGGACGACGCGGGTCAGGTTGAGCCCGTGGAATTCGGGGTAGGGGTGCTCGAGTTCCTCGACGATGCGCAGCGTATGGCGATTGTGCTCGAAGCCACCGTGGTCGCGGAGGCAGGCGTCGAGGGCCTGTTCGCCGGCATGGCCGAACGGCGGGTGGCCCAGGTCGTGGGCGAGCGCGACGACCTCGGCCAGGTCGGCGTTGAGGTCGATGCGGAGTGCGATGCAACGCGCCAGGTGCGCGACTTCGAGCGTATGCGTGAGCCGCGAGCGAAAATGGTCGCTGTCGGGCGCGACGAAGACCTGTGTCTTGTGCTGGAGGCGTCGAAACGCGGCGGCGTGGACGATGCGCTGCCGGTCGAGCAGCAGTGGCGGCAGGGAATCGGCGAGCGGATCGGGGTGCTCGCGAGCGAAATCGAGTTGCCCCACGGTGCGGTTCCTGCGTGCGATGGTGCTAGGCGGCGTTAAGTGGATGGAGGGAGGCGATGGCGACGGGGCTGATCAGGACCCAGTCATCCACCAGGCCTTCAGCACCGTTGTGGTACAGGCCGACGAAGACCGAACGCTTGCCCACAACGATCACTTCCGGATGGCGAACCTCGATGGAGCGCCCGTCGCGGAGGCGGATGGCAAACGGCTCGAACGGCCGCTTGCGCACCAGCGTCAGAATCTCGTTGGGGTCCATGAGTGATCCTCGACTTGGAGCCGCCGCGCGCGAGCTGCGCTGTGCGACCGGTCCGTGCAGAGCTTACCCGTCGCCCGGACTTTCGTCAAGCAAGAGTCGGTTTCTGTTAGGGTCGCGCTCGGATGGCCGCGCTCTGCCCGCCGTTACTTCGCCGCAGCCTCTTTCGGGATATTCATGGTCACGCGGACGACGTCGCCCTCGGTCTGTGTTTCCACGACCAGGCCGGAACGATGGAAAATCTTGAGCATCCCGCTGTTCTCGACCAGCACGTAGGCGTGGAATGTGCGGATGCCGCGCTCGCGGGCGATGTGCAGCAGGCGCTCGAAGAAGTACGTCCCGAGGCCCTTGCGCTGCCAGTTGTCCTGGACGGTGAAGGCGACTTCGGCGACGAGGCGCTCGGGGTCGGTCATGTAGCGCGCGACGCCGACGACTTCCTCGGCGCCCGGCTGGCCGTAAAGCCCCACGATGGCCATTTCCGTGTCGTAGTCGATCGTGCAGAACACCTGCATCTTGTTGTGCGGCATCGATTTCAGGGCCGCGTGGTAACGCAGGTACTTCGTCTGCTCGCTGAAATTGTAGAACATTTCGCGCATCATCGGCTCGTCATCCGGCCGGATCGGGCGGACGAAGATCTTCTCGCCGGTGCGCGTCGTGTACGTCTCTTCGTACTGCGCGGGGTACGGTGCCTGGACCGGCGGCATGATCTGGTTGGGGTAGACGATGCGGCGGCGCTTGGCCGCGTGCAGCAGCTCGGAGCGGAAGTCCGGATGCGCGATGCTGATCAGCGACATCGCCCGCTCGCGGAGCGTCTTGCCGTGCAGGAAGGCGACGCCGTATTCCGTCACGATGTAGTGCGTGTCGCCGCGCGTGGTGATGACGCCGGCGCCCTCCTGCAGCGTGGCCACGATCCGCGACTTCAGCCCCTGCGGCGTGTCGGCTGTGCTGGGCATGGCGATGATCGGCTTGCCGTTCTTGGCGAGAGCCGCGCCGCGGATGAAGTCGGCGTGCCCGCCGATGCCGCTATAGAGGAGCTGGCCGAGCGAATCGGCGACCACCTGGCCGGTCAGATCGACTTCGAGGGCGGCGTTGATCGCCACCATGTTCTCGTGGCTGCTGATCACCACGGGATGGTTGGTGTAGTCGGACGGGTGCATCTCGATCTGCGGGTTGTCGTGCATGAACTCGAACAGCTCGCGGCTGCCGGCCGCGAAGCTGCCCACGATCTTGCCGGGGTTGATCGTCTTGTAGCGGCCGGTGATGACGCCGGCCCGGGCCAGCTTGAGCACGCCATCCGAGAACATCTCGGTGTGGATGCCGAGGTCGTTCTTGTCGGTGAGCTGCGCGGCAACGGCGTCAGGGATGCGGCCGATCCCAAGCTGCAGCGTGGCGCCATCCGTGATCAGGCGGGTGAGGTGGGTGGCGATGCGGCGCGTGACGTCGTCGGTCGCGTCGGCGACCACCGGCCATTCCAGCAGCGGCTCGTCGTGTTCGACGAGATGGTGGATCTGCCGCACGTTCAGGAAGCAGTTGCCGTGGGCGCGCGGCATGTACTTGTTCACCTGCGCGATGACGATCTTGGCCGTCTCGACGGCGGCCTTCGTGATGTCCACGGACACGCCGAGGCTGCAGTTGCCGTAGTCGTCCGGCGGGCTGACGCACACCAGCGCCACGTCGATCGGCAAACGCCGCGAGCGGATCAGTCCGGGCACCTGGGACAGGAAGATCGGGGTGTAGTCGGCGCGGGCCTCGTTGACGGCATCACGAACGCTGCTGCCGATGAAAAACGCGTTCGGGCGGAAATTGCCGGCGTACTTGGCCTGGGCATACGGGGCCACGCCGAGCGTGAGGACGTGCACGACTTCGGTGTCGGCCAGGTGGTCGCCGTACTGGGCCATGGCCCGCACCAGTTCCTGCGGTTCGCCGCAGGCGGAGCCGATGAACACGCGGTCGCCGGCGCGGATTTTGTGGACGGCTTCGGCGGCGGGAACGATCTTGTTTGCGTGTACTTCACGCCATTTGCTGGACATCGCACGATTCTCCGAAAGCTCGCCGGCGCTGGCCGGCCGGCAGCAGGCATGGCCGGTCCTCAACGGGCCGGCGTTACTTGTTCTCTGCGAGGATCAGCCGCGCGTCGGCGACCATGGCGCCCTGGCCACTGGCATAGACGATCAGCGGGTTGATGTCGAGTTCCTTGATCCGGTCTTGGTCGGTGACGAGTTGCGAAAGGCGCAGCAGACACTCGGCGATGGCCGGCATGTCGGCCGGCGGCTCGCCGCGGAAGCCGCGCAGCAGCTTGTGGGCGCGGATGTCCATGATCATCTCGAGCGCCACGTTCTCGCGCAGCGGCGCCAGGCGGAACGAGACGTCCTTCAGCGCCTCGGTGTAGATGCCGCCCAGGCCGAACATGAGCAGCGGGCCCATGCGCGGGTCGCGCGACATGCCGAGGATGATTTCCTTGCCCTTCGGCAGCATCTTCTGGACGAGCACACCCCAGACCTCGACGTCCGCGCCCATCTTCGCGCGGACCGATGTGATCATCTCGTCAAACGCTGTCCGCACGCCGGCCTCGTCCGTCAGATTCAGCCGCACGCCCCCCACGTCCGTCTTGTGCAGGATCCTGGGGCCGGAGATCTTCAGCACCACCGGGAAGCCGATCTTGGCCGCGGCCTCGGCGGCCTCGTCGGCGGTGGTCGCGAGCTTGTACGGCACGATCGGAAAGCCGTAGTGCCGGAAGACCTCCAGGGCCTTCAACTCGACCAGCGTACTGCGGCCGGCCGCCAGCTCTTCATCCAGCAGCCCGGCGACCGCCTGGCGATCGACCTCGAAGGTCTTGTACGCCAGCGACGGCTGCCGCGTCCACTCGGCGAAACGGCACTTGGCGGCCATCGCCTTCATCGCGTCCTCCGGGAACGCGTACGCCGGCACGCCGTGCTTGCGGAGCAGTTGCACGCCGGCGGAAACATCGACGAGGCCCATGAGGCAGCCGACGATCGGCTTGCCGCAGAAGGACTTGGTCTCGCGGATCACGTCGGCGATGGCCGTGACGTCGGTCATGGTCTGCGGCGTGACGATGACCATGAGCTGGTCCACGCCTTCGTCGGCCGACACGGCGTCGAGGGCCGCGCGGTAACGGTCGTGCTTGGCATCGCCGATCACGTCCACCGGGTTCTTGAGACTGCTGGTCGGCGGGAGCTGGTAGCGCAGCGATTTCAGCGTGTATTCCTGGAACTTCGTGAGTGTCATACCGTTCCGGATGCACGCGTCGGTTGCCATGATGCCGGGGCCGCCGGCGTTGGTGACGACCGCGGTCCGGCGGCCATGCGGCAACACCGGGTCGACGAAGACCTCGGCGCAGTCGAACAGCTCCTTGACCGAGTCCACGCGCCGCACGCCGGCCTGGGCCAGCACCGCGTCGTAGACCTCGTCGCGCCCGGCGAGCGAGCCGGTGTGCGAGGCGGCGGCGGCGGCGCCTTCTTGCGTGCGGCCGGTCTTGATGGCGATGATCGGCTTCGGGTTGGAGCCGTGCGTGATCTTGTGGCAGGTCTCGATGAAGTTCTGCCCGTGCGAGAGCTCCTCGACGTACATGAGGATGGCCTTGGTGAGCGGGTCGGCCGCGAGTGCGAGCAGCAGGTCGTTCTCACTGACCGCGACCTTGTTGCCGAAGCTGACAAAGCGCGAGAAGCCGATGCCCACGCCCTTGGCATAGTCGAGCAGGGCGGTGCAGAGTGCGCCGCTCTGCGAGATAAGCCCGAACGGGCCGGCCTCGGGCATGCCGCGGGCGAACGTGGCGTTCATGGCGACCGTGGGCGCGGTGTTGATGATGCCCAGGCAGTTGGGGCCGACGATGGTCAGGCCGCGCTCGGTCGCCAGGGCCTTCAGGTCCTGCTCGCGTTTGATGCCCTCGCCGCCGACCTCCTTGAACCCGGCCGAGATCACGACGAAGTGCCGGGTGCCCTTGTCGGCGCAGGCCTCGACCACGCCCTGCACGTGTTGCGCCGGGATCACCAGGACCGCGAGATCGACCGGCTCGTCGATGGCCGGGATGCTCGGCACGCAACGGTTGCCGAGGATCGACTTGGCCTTCGGGTTCACGGGGTAGACCACGCCGGTGTAACCCCCGAACACGAGGTTCGAGATAATGGCGTTCCCGACCGAGCCGGGCGTACGCGACGCGCCCACGACGGCGATCGAGTGCGGGGCGAACAGGGGTTCGAGGTCACACGCCCCGGCTGGCGGAGCGGCGGCGGTAACGGCAGTCTGGCTCATGAGGTACAACTCCTGCGGGTGCCTGTCTGGCCGCCTCAGGGGCGGCGGACCCGGCATCATACCATGCCGCCGGGCGGTGTGCAGCCCGGATTCAAGGTGCCGAGGCTTGGTCAGGCCGCGGCCCGGGTGGTGAGCCGCCGATAATTCCACAGCAGGAGCATGACGGCCAGCGCGAGCAGGGCGGCACCCACCACCTGGTGCGCGGTGGTGATGGCCACGTCGAGGGCCCGCGGACGTCGCTGGGGCGCATCGTCGCCGGTGACGATCAGCGCGGCGATGCCCAGCACGATCTGCACGCCGATGAGCAGCAGGAGCCCGTGTCCCAGGCGATTCAGTACCGGGATCGTCCGGTACAAACCCCACGCGCGCACGCCGACGGCGACCGCGAGCAGCGCGACGACGACGGCCAACGTGATGTGCGCGTGGAGCGCCCACTGCCCGATGTCCGCCAGGCGCGCGGGGTCCACGGCGAGACCATAGCGCAGGATGTCCAGTGCCCAGGTGAAGTGCCGCACGAGTGCGCCGAGCACGAGCTGGCCGATCAGCGTGATCAGCAGCAATGCGGTGAACGTCCGATCGGTGCTGGCGGCCGGGGCGTACGCGGGCGTGACCGGCACGGACCAGGCGCGCGCGCGACACACCGCCAGGGCGACGAGCGCCACGAACACGATCTGCCCGAAGACGCCATGCACGATCGCGAGGATGACGCTCGGGCTGGTGTCGGCGGGCTGCGTGCTCAGAGTGAGCCGGCCGGTGACGCGCAGACCGCCGAGCATACCTTGGATGACCACCAGCAGCAGGGCGGTCCAGGCCAGCAGTTTGATGCGCCGGTCCCGTGCGGTCACTTGCGTGTGGATGGCCAAAACGAGCGTCGTCAGGCCAACCAGCGAGCCCAGCAGCCGATGGGCGTGCTCCAGATAAACCCCGCCGGTCATGCGCGCCAGCGGATAGAGGAACATGTTGTAGCCTTCGGTGTTGGGCCAGTCGACGACCGCGAGCCCTTCGTCGAAGCCGGTCACCAGCCCGCCCGCCGCGAGCAACACGAACGTCGCCGCCACGGCGACCGCGGCGAATACGCCCGGCCAGTCCGACGGGGTGCGCTCGGCCCGATAGAACGAGCGGCCGGCGAGGGCGCCGGCGCCGCCGAGAATCGCGGCGATCAGCACCGTGCCGGGTACCCACATCAGGGCGCCGTGCTTGACGGCGTTGGGCGTCTCTCCGCTGATCAGGCTGCCGACGATGAGCAGGTTCAGCGCGCCGGTCAGCAGCCCGGCCAGCACGCCCGTGCGCAGGCCGTTGCGCGCCAGGCGTCCGGCGAAGAACCCGCCCGCGAGCTGGCACAGCAGAAACAGACCGAAGAGCGCGGGGGCGGGCAGCGCGTCGCCGAAAAGGCGGCAGAAATAGCCCAGCGCCCACATGGCGACCGTCGTTCCGAACCCCAGCGCCAGCACGCTGCCGCTGTCTTCTCGCGCCGTCTGTGCCGTCACGCTTGCAGCTCCGTGGTCGTCGATCAGTGCGTTCTGTGCCCGGCCCGGCCCGAAACAAGGGCACCCGCACAAGATAGCGGCCCGCCACCGCCGCGGCCAGACACGGTCGTTCTCAATGGTAGCTCGGGTTGCGCGCTGCGTTTACGTCGTGCCGTGCCGGACTACAATCAGGGCGTGTTGCCTGGAGGAGACTCCGCGTGCCGCGGCCCCTGACGAACGGACTTGCCCCTGCATCGGTCCTGCAGCCACGGATAGGGCTACGCACGCTGCCCCTCTTTCTCGAGCTGGGCAAGGCGCGCCTCAGTGCCCTCGTCCTGTTCACGACCATCGTCGGGTTCGTGCTTGCCAGTCCGGACGCGGTCGCCTGGCGGCAGCTCGCCTGGACGGCGCTCGGCACGAGCCTCGCGGCGCTGGGCGCGAACGCGCTCAACCAATGGCTCGAGGTCGCGCGCGACGCCCGCATGCAACGCACGCGCGGGCGCCCGTTGCCGTCCCGGCGACTCACGGACACGGCCGCGCTGGCTTTTGCGCTCACGGCTGGCGCCGTCGGCCCGCTGCTGCTCGCGCTCGCCGTCAGCGCGCTGGCGGCGCTGCTCGCGCTCGCCACGCTCCTGATCTACGTGCTGATCTACACGCCTCTGAAGGTCCGGACACCGTTGAACACGCTGGTGGGGGCCGTGGTCGGAGCACTGCCGCCGCTGGTGGGGTGGGCCGCGGCGGCCGGGCAGCTCGAACCGGGGGCCTGGGTGCTCGCCGGCATTTTGTTCATCTGGCAGATCCCGCACTTCCTGGCACTGGCGTGGATACATCGCGAGGATTATCGCCGCGGCGGCTTCCGCATGCTCCCCGTGCTGGACCCGGACGGGCACCTCACCGGCTGCATTGTGGTGGTGTACATTCTGCTGATTCTGCCGCTGGCGCTGGCGCTCGCCTTTCTGGGTGTGGCCGGCTGGGTGTACGGCGTGGGCTCGCTGCTGCTCGGCGGTGGGTTTCTCGCGGCCGGCGTGGCGCTGGAAGGGTGTCGGTCGCGCGGCGCCGCGCGGCGCGTCTTCCTGGCCAGCGTGATCTACCTGCCGATGTTGCTGGGGCTGATGCTCATCGACCGCCGGTCCGGGGTCGCGGACCGCGCGGGGCTGGCCGCCACTGCGCCGCAGCACACGGCGCGCGCCGCGCCATCCCCGCCGCCGCCGAAGGAGATGCGCAGTGTCGCAGGCTGAGCCGACGGTCACGGCGCCATCCGCGCGGCTGTTCGATTTGCGCAGCGGTGGCTGGCTCGTGCTGGTCGCGGCGACGTTGTGCCTGGCCACCGTGGTGATCTGGGCGATCCGCATCGCGCGGCAGCCGCTGCGCGTCGGAGACGGACACGACGTCGCCAGCTACCGCTTCGACCTCACTACCTGCCTTGTGCCGCGCGCGCAGATTGTCGGCTCGGGCCTCTCACGCGACGGTCTGCCGGCGCTGACCAGTCCGCGCGTGTTCACCGTGGCGGAGGCGGACGCGTACTCGCAGGAGCTGCGCAGCCGGCACCAGGGCAAGTTCCTGGTCGGCACCGAGCGCGTGATCGGCGTCGTCGTGGAGGGCGTTGCGCGGGCGTATCCGTTGCGCATCCTGAACTGGCACGAGGTTGTCAATGACACGCTCGGGGGGTGGTCACTCGCGGTCACATACAACCCCCTTTGCGACAGCGCCGTGGTCTTCGATCGCCGCGTCGGCGACGAGACACTTGAATTCGGCGTCAGTGGACTGCTGTACAACTCGAACCTGCTGCTCTACGACCGCCGCCCGGGCTCGCGGGGCGAGAGTCTCTGGAGTCAGCTGCAGGCCCGCGCGATCACAGGCCCGGCCGCCGAGCGGGGGCGCACCCTGCGGATTGTCGCGGCGGCAGTCGTGCCGTGGAGTGCCTGGCGGGATCGCCATCCTGAAACGACGGTGCTCGCCCCCGATCCGGCGCGGCTGAAGGCGTACAAGAACAGCTACAAGCCGTACTTCGGCTCTGACCAGTTGTACTTTCCAGTGACGCCACTGCCGCCGGCTGACGGTCCGCACGCCAAAACTCCGGTTCTGGCGGTGCGCACGACCGGCCGCTGGCACGCGTTCGCCGTGCCGGAGATCGTGGCGCAGGCCGGCGTGGGGGACGTGTGGCGGCGGACGATCGATGGACTCGAGGTACAGTTCGCCGTGTGCGCCGATCCGCTGACCGTCTGGCCGCACGACGCCGACGTCGAGACGATCTACGCTTTCTGGTTCGCTTGGCACGCGTTGCACCCGGACCTGGCCCTGGAGCGCTGAACAGCGCCCCGCTTGACGCCGTGCACGCGGTGGTGGAACGTGTGCACCCATGTCCGCCCCGGCACTGCGCATGTCCAGGAGAATCGACCGCGCTATCGCGCTGCCATTGCTCACGCTGCTGGTGGTCACAGCGCTGCTGGTGACGGCTCTCGGCGCGACGGCCTGGATCGTGCTGCTGCACGACGGGCTGTACGTCGCCGCGGTGCTTCTGGCCGGGTGTGGTTGGGGCATCTGGCCGGCGGCGTGGCTGGGGCTCGCTCGACGCAGCGCGCTGCAGCAGGTGTGCGCGGCGCTCGCGTTGGGGCTCGGCATGCTGAGCAGCGCAACGCTGGCGCTGGGCACCGCCGGCGTCCTGAACCGACCGACGGCGTGGGGATTGATCGCGGCCGGCGCGGTGTTCGGCATCGCGCGGGTGGCCATGGCCGGGCGGCGCTGCGACATGCCGGGCGTGGTCGGGGGGATTCCAGTACGCGCCAGCGACGAGGTCAGGAGCGGGTCAGCCCCCTGGCTGGCCGTCGGGCGCACGTTGCTGCTTCTGCCGCTCGCGGTGCCACTGGCGATCGCGCTGTTCGGCGCCTGTCTGCCGCCGGGCATGCTCTGGCACAGCGAGGCGCGCGGGTACGACGTGCTGGAG comes from Phycisphaerae bacterium and encodes:
- the dgt gene encoding dNTP triphosphohydrolase — translated: MGQLDFAREHPDPLADSLPPLLLDRQRIVHAAAFRRLQHKTQVFVAPDSDHFRSRLTHTLEVAHLARCIALRIDLNADLAEVVALAHDLGHPPFGHAGEQALDACLRDHGGFEHNRHTLRIVEELEHPYPEFHGLNLTRVVRTCLAWHSTPYDQPGAHPLQDEQPPPAECAVVDLADRLAYALHDLQDGLYAGLLDPAGLRAVELWRWAYRGPDAWPGHLRPAIDRIQTCVLDDLASAPARPDFLLALSPEVDAQLRQLDQFLQTHVYRSARLQHADAQARSILTGVFAACVAHPAVLPERFRRRIAAHGLHRVVADYVAGMTDRFCVQELTRLADLPAG
- a CDS encoding GNAT family N-acetyltransferase, translating into MSSKWREVHANKIVPAAEAVHKIRAGDRVFIGSACGEPQELVRAMAQYGDHLADTEVVHVLTLGVAPYAQAKYAGNFRPNAFFIGSSVRDAVNEARADYTPIFLSQVPGLIRSRRLPIDVALVCVSPPDDYGNCSLGVSVDITKAAVETAKIVIAQVNKYMPRAHGNCFLNVRQIHHLVEHDEPLLEWPVVADATDDVTRRIATHLTRLITDGATLQLGIGRIPDAVAAQLTDKNDLGIHTEMFSDGVLKLARAGVITGRYKTINPGKIVGSFAAGSRELFEFMHDNPQIEMHPSDYTNHPVVISSHENMVAINAALEVDLTGQVVADSLGQLLYSGIGGHADFIRGAALAKNGKPIIAMPSTADTPQGLKSRIVATLQEGAGVITTRGDTHYIVTEYGVAFLHGKTLRERAMSLISIAHPDFRSELLHAAKRRRIVYPNQIMPPVQAPYPAQYEETYTTRTGEKIFVRPIRPDDEPMMREMFYNFSEQTKYLRYHAALKSMPHNKMQVFCTIDYDTEMAIVGLYGQPGAEEVVGVARYMTDPERLVAEVAFTVQDNWQRKGLGTYFFERLLHIARERGIRTFHAYVLVENSGMLKIFHRSGLVVETQTEGDVVRVTMNIPKEAAAK
- a CDS encoding acetate--CoA ligase family protein, which codes for MSQTAVTAAAPPAGACDLEPLFAPHSIAVVGASRTPGSVGNAIISNLVFGGYTGVVYPVNPKAKSILGNRCVPSIPAIDEPVDLAVLVIPAQHVQGVVEACADKGTRHFVVISAGFKEVGGEGIKREQDLKALATERGLTIVGPNCLGIINTAPTVAMNATFARGMPEAGPFGLISQSGALCTALLDYAKGVGIGFSRFVSFGNKVAVSENDLLLALAADPLTKAILMYVEELSHGQNFIETCHKITHGSNPKPIIAIKTGRTQEGAAAAASHTGSLAGRDEVYDAVLAQAGVRRVDSVKELFDCAEVFVDPVLPHGRRTAVVTNAGGPGIMATDACIRNGMTLTKFQEYTLKSLRYQLPPTSSLKNPVDVIGDAKHDRYRAALDAVSADEGVDQLMVIVTPQTMTDVTAIADVIRETKSFCGKPIVGCLMGLVDVSAGVQLLRKHGVPAYAFPEDAMKAMAAKCRFAEWTRQPSLAYKTFEVDRQAVAGLLDEELAAGRSTLVELKALEVFRHYGFPIVPYKLATTADEAAEAAAKIGFPVVLKISGPRILHKTDVGGVRLNLTDEAGVRTAFDEMITSVRAKMGADVEVWGVLVQKMLPKGKEIILGMSRDPRMGPLLMFGLGGIYTEALKDVSFRLAPLRENVALEMIMDIRAHKLLRGFRGEPPADMPAIAECLLRLSQLVTDQDRIKELDINPLIVYASGQGAMVADARLILAENK
- a CDS encoding COX15/CtaA family protein — its product is MTAQTAREDSGSVLALGFGTTVAMWALGYFCRLFGDALPAPALFGLFLLCQLAGGFFAGRLARNGLRTGVLAGLLTGALNLLIVGSLISGETPNAVKHGALMWVPGTVLIAAILGGAGALAGRSFYRAERTPSDWPGVFAAVAVAATFVLLAAGGLVTGFDEGLAVVDWPNTEGYNMFLYPLARMTGGVYLEHAHRLLGSLVGLTTLVLAIHTQVTARDRRIKLLAWTALLLVVIQGMLGGLRVTGRLTLSTQPADTSPSVILAIVHGVFGQIVFVALVALAVCRARAWSVPVTPAYAPAASTDRTFTALLLITLIGQLVLGALVRHFTWALDILRYGLAVDPARLADIGQWALHAHITLAVVVALLAVAVGVRAWGLYRTIPVLNRLGHGLLLLIGVQIVLGIAALIVTGDDAPQRRPRALDVAITTAHQVVGAALLALAVMLLLWNYRRLTTRAAA
- the cyoE gene encoding heme o synthase, translated to MPRPLTNGLAPASVLQPRIGLRTLPLFLELGKARLSALVLFTTIVGFVLASPDAVAWRQLAWTALGTSLAALGANALNQWLEVARDARMQRTRGRPLPSRRLTDTAALAFALTAGAVGPLLLALAVSALAALLALATLLIYVLIYTPLKVRTPLNTLVGAVVGALPPLVGWAAAAGQLEPGAWVLAGILFIWQIPHFLALAWIHREDYRRGGFRMLPVLDPDGHLTGCIVVVYILLILPLALALAFLGVAGWVYGVGSLLLGGGFLAAGVALEGCRSRGAARRVFLASVIYLPMLLGLMLIDRRSGVADRAGLAATAPQHTARAAPSPPPPKEMRSVAG
- a CDS encoding DUF3179 domain-containing protein: MSQAEPTVTAPSARLFDLRSGGWLVLVAATLCLATVVIWAIRIARQPLRVGDGHDVASYRFDLTTCLVPRAQIVGSGLSRDGLPALTSPRVFTVAEADAYSQELRSRHQGKFLVGTERVIGVVVEGVARAYPLRILNWHEVVNDTLGGWSLAVTYNPLCDSAVVFDRRVGDETLEFGVSGLLYNSNLLLYDRRPGSRGESLWSQLQARAITGPAAERGRTLRIVAAAVVPWSAWRDRHPETTVLAPDPARLKAYKNSYKPYFGSDQLYFPVTPLPPADGPHAKTPVLAVRTTGRWHAFAVPEIVAQAGVGDVWRRTIDGLEVQFAVCADPLTVWPHDADVETIYAFWFAWHALHPDLALER